aaaaaatgaggcAATTAGTGAAATTTTCCagctttgcttttcttttttgccttgTTTTGCCCTTTACCGTATGGGCCGAAGACTACCCTGAGGATGATGATCTGATTTTGTCGTTGATTCTTCAAGACGATACACAACCAGAAACTGGAACAGAACCATCTGCAGATTTTCTCAGGTGTAATAAGGTAAAATGCCGGCAAATTGCCCTCCCATTGTCCGTTTACGCCCGCATATGATGAATCTTGACAATCGTTTTTGAGTTCGTTTTAACACTCACGcacctctccctttctttccccATATTACTATTCTTAGGAAAATGACTAAGATAGGAAAACTATACTGGGGGTTGTGTGACAGTTATAACGTTTTTCAACATACTTAGATTTCGAATCGACTTTGCACAACCTTTGCTTAGATACAAACTATTTTTCTAATAGGAATAATTCTGTTGAATCAATTTATGAAAAGCTatggttttgtgtgttttctgtgttatggattaatgtctggaaataaaaaaagctgTTAAAAGCATTACAGAAATAGTCAAATACATTGGGCACAGGCGATTATAAATCGTAGCCATCTCAAGGATCTCAGCCGTGGCTTTTTCTTGTTCATTTTCTTGTTCATAGTATCATTCGATATAACTACACATAGTCCATAAGCTTTTGATGCAGGCCTTAGGGCCTACTGCggctatgtataaaatgtgtttctaaTGTAATACAAACAAATACTGCAAAACAAATGGCAAGACATTTCCGACCACTAACCACCTGTGGTTTTACGCACAGGACGCCTGGCGAATGCCGGGGCAGTATATTGTTATAATGCATGAAGGCACTCACGAGTCTCAAGTGGAACGCACGAAGCGGAGGCTCCGGGCAAAGGCGGCGAAACGCGGATACCTTATAGAAGTCCTTAAGACCTTCTCAGGAGCTTTCCGAGGATTTCTTGTCAAGATGAGCAGCGATGTCCTTCACCTGGTAAAAAGCTTCAATTTACACTCTGTGCCTTTTGGGAAGCAAGGCAAGATTGATACCTGCATGATTAAAATggacaagcacacaaacacacattcctaGTAAAAGAATGCAtttcaataattcaataatttaaaaaaaatgaatggccGAGAAACCTATGGGTTTATTGCAATGGATATCTTTGAGTTCTGAAGTGGTTTCAGACAAGGTTTGGGATATGTCCTTTAAGATGATGTTTATAAATGTGCGCTGGTGTTTCCATCACAGGCTGTCAGGTTGCCGCACGTGGACTACATCGAGGAAGACTCTTCCATCTTCGCACAGGGTATTCCCTGGAATCTGGACCGGATTGTACAGACTAAACACACTGCTGGAAAGTACAGCCCACCAAGTAAGTTCAACGAGTTGGCTTCTCAGAGGCCCTCCAACATCACACTGTCCACAAAGCTGTGTGGTCTTCATCTGATGTTAAAGGCTATATAATTTGCCTTTAGTTCCTAAATTGGAAGACTTTGAAGGGGTCTGTTGACATGTGTTGGATCGCTTGCAGTGCTGAGGTTACATGTGTGGTATGCAGTGCCTGGACTCATGGTGTTCTGTTTTCCCTCAGATAATGGTGGGCAGGTGGAGGTCTACCTCCTGGACACCAGTATTGAGAGTACTCACAGAGAGATTGAGGGTCGGGTCCAGGTCACAGACTTTAACAGCGTTCCAGAGGAGGACGGAGTCTGGATCCACCGTCAGGTTGGTCACACAAATAAGGAAAAGCTCAATTATTAAAAGGgatattgttgttgttcaaAACAATTCAGCTACAGATTTGAGTTAAACAGCATTCAAATGCATGAAAATGCTTACAAAGTATTCACTACAATGAAGTTTTGATTATGACtgcatttattattaaattatgcattttgGAGATGAGCTCCTTCATGATATTTTCTCCTGGTAGAAGTGCCGGCATTACCTTTTTTGTCATGCAACAACATTTTACGGTAAAGACGTATTTTGCATTTGAATAATCTGGATTCTGCACTGCACACATTATGCTCAAAATGGGCATTAACCTGAAATGGCGCAGTGTCAGATTACCGCCATTGGGTGGCAGACGAGTTTGCAAAAGTTGTTCTGGTTTTTAGCGGCCTCCTTTTACATTTGCCCGATtgctttaaatacaaaatatgccTTGGTATACAGTAATATACTGGGATACTAAATAAATCTTTATAATCCAGAGTTTATGAAGCTTCcggaatttattttatttaaaaaataaaaagcacaaaCCGAGATATACCATATTAAAGGCAAATAATCTGTTATCCATTATGCCACTGTTTTTGTTGAAGACTGGGCTCTAGTCCACAGTTTAAATTGTATGTAACATTTTACAGTATCTACAGTATCCCATTGCTTATTGCTTTTTACCACTTTCAAACCCATGTAAGCTGCTTTTTTTAATATGACAGTGGTTAAGCAGACAGGCAATGATATTCATGTGGAGACAGGACAAGCTGTAATGACAAATTCAACAaatccctccctcaccctccctccctccctccctcaggccAGCACGTGCGACAGTCACGGCACCCATACAGCCGGGGTTGTTAACGGGAGGGATTCGGGCGTGGCCAGGGAGGCCGTTGTGAACAGCGTCCGTGTGCTGAACTGTCAGGGGAAGGGGACCGTGTCAGGGGCGCTTGCGGGTAGGTCGAGCGAGACCGGCCAGTCGGCGTCTCTCATATCCCATTCTTGAGGTAACTTCTGTCGTTTCCTTGGTGACCGATCCGACCGATGTTCACACTGCCTCGCAGGCCTGGAGTACATCCACGCAAGCCTGCTGGCCCAGCCCTACAGTCCCCTGATTGTGCTGCTGCCCTTCGTGAGCGGGTTCAGTCGCACCCTGAACACCGCCTGCCGAGAGATGGTGCGCAGCGGCGTGGTGGTCATCGCTGCTGCAGGAAATTACCGCGAAGACGCCTGCCTCTACTCGCCCGCCTCTGAACCACAGGTAACTTCTGCAGCGGAGAACTACACAGGCTGAATGTTATCCAGCCTGTTCCAATCAGTCTACTCTCTACAGagagcagctagagcagggttGGCCTCAATCATGTGGCATGAGTATGCAGTTTTTCATTcaaaccaatcactacaccagaTTTCATGaattagttccctcctctctggttgaaggtgtgttaattggCTAAATCgcctggtgtagtgattggttagAATGAAAATCTGCATACTCTCGGCCCTCCATGGGACAtggttgggcacccctggtcttCAGGATGCAGTTATTGAAAACTGATATTCTCTGTCAGGTGATAACTGTGGGAGCCACAAACTTTGCAGACCAGCCGGTGAACTTGGAAACAACTGGGACTAACTTTGGCCGCTGTGTTGACCTCTTTGCCCCTGGAGATAACATCATCAGCGCCTCCAGTGACTGTCCCACCTGTTTCACGGCCAACAGCGGCACGTCACAAGCAGCTGCTCATGTGGCCGGTAAGATGGCAACGGATGTCCAGATGCAGCTCGAATAGACTGAACAGTCACCTAAAAGATGAAGaatgtgacatcactgtgactCAAAGTTGCCACCGTCTTGCTGACTTGTGTCCTGCTTGAGGTTTTTGAACAGTGCGAGATATAGTACATGTGCCTTTGACAGTTCAAGGCAGTTTCCTGTTTTCGGTTTTCTCTCAGGGATTGCTGCAGTGTTTCTCAGCTCTAACTCCAACCTCACATCCACCGAGGTTCTGCAGAGGCTACTGCGACACTCTGTGAAGCACGCCATGGACCTCAGTGCCTTCCCCGAGGAGCATCGTGTGACCACACCCAACATGGTGGCTGCACTACCCACCTCCACGTCTGAAGGTCAGATGTGACAGGCGTACATCACTAGATGAATGAAatgcatggaaaaaaaaaccaatatgGACAGAGACAAATGAGATCTGTGTTAATTTTTTGTCCCAGAGGAGGAGCTGCTGTGTAGGTCGGTGTGGTCTGGGAAGTCTGGCACCTCACCTGCGGACACGGCGGGGGCCCACTGCCGACCTGGAGAAAAGATGTTCAGCTGCTCCAGCTTTTCCCCTAACGGAGTCCGTGCAGGAGAAACCATCACCGTGAGTCGGAGACATGACTCGTGAACCCACAACGTATTACTGTATGTAACTCTCCCACGTTGTGATTTACACCTCACCCATGTGCCTTGCCTGGCTTCTCTCTGGCAGGAGCGAGAGGGGCAGCAGATGTGCGTCGCTCATAACGGAGCTGGCGGACAGGGGGTGCACGCCATTGCCCGCTGCTGCGTTTGGGACAAGGCGGAGTGCCAGGCCAGTGCCGCTGAGCAGCAGGGCACGGAGGTGGCATGCCCCAGCCCAGACCACCATCTCACAGGTACGACTCGCACTTAAGGCTTCTTTTCAAAGTCAAAAAGGATGGACTCACTGCACTGACTAGAGAAAgtagcttcagaaagtattcccatttttgcacactttgttgtgttgtagattatattttaaatgaataaaattgccatttttgccaatcaatctacatttaataacccataatgacaaagtgttCAGAAATTTTggtaaatttattaaaaatctaaaactgaaatctctcatttacatacgtattcagaccctttgctatgccactccaaattgtggtcaggtgcatccggTTCGCTTTAATTACCCTTAAGATGAGTCTAGAACCTGAATTGATTGGAGAtggtttagaaaggcacacaccggTGTATGTGAGGTCctacaattcacactgcatgtcaagaggaaaaaccaagccatgaagtccaaggaactctgtaGTCCTCTATGATAAATCTGTGGTGGGGCATAGAtgagggcaagggtataaagcTTTAAGTGTTCCCAGGAGCTCAGTGGCCTCAATCATTGTGAAAAGGAAGAAATTTGTAGGTGGCCGACCAGATTCTCtagtctgatgagacaaaaatgtaactctttgggcagaactccgaCACTACgtctggcaaacaccaggcactgctcatcacctgccCAATACCgtccctacggtgaagcatggtggtggtagcatCATGCTATAGGGGTGCTtctccagggacagggagactggtcagaactgagggaaggatgaatgcagcaaaTACAGAGGTGTCCTTTAAGAAagcctgctccagagtgcatgcaACTTCAGACtcgctgccaaaggggcttctacaaagtactgaatacTGGGTCTGAATACCCATaaatgagatttcagtttttgatttttaatacattttaatacatttcactgtcattatgggttattgagcctagattgatgggcaaacaCGGCAATTGTATcaattaaaaattacatttacaactCAATAACGTGAAAAAAGTAAAGGGGTCAAGTCACAGGCACCCTATGGTAACAGTGAATGTTCTTCAGAAGTGTTGGCACGCACAGAAACACCTCTGACGCACTCTGACCCCCCGCAGGCTGCAGCTCTCACTCGGTCGGCGGGGGTACGGCCGACTCCACGCGGCCTCTCCATGGCGACAAGAACGCGTGCTCCAGTGGGGAGGGCGCCAAACCGCACGCCTCCTGTTGCCGGGCTCCGAGCCTGCAGTGCCGCCTGAAGGAACACGCGCCACCCGGCTTCAACGAACTGGTACGCTGGCCACCGCTGCATCCGCCCGTCACACAGCTGAGACTGCACCCAGGGCCCAGCCACGCTCCGCAAAGACATCGCCATTTCATCaaaaacatgcgcacacaaactACATCTACACATTACAGCGCCTTTCCAGCAGAGACGGGTTGAATACTTAATATTGCAACAGATTATTTACTTCCCGCTTCCACATAAAAGCCAATTCTGTTTTACATAGGTATGATAGTCTTATATGGGCAGCACATCCATCTGTCCTGATCAGGAGGTTTTTTGAGATTGAAGTGAAAGGACAGGACGGAGTTATGGCTTGTCTGACGCGTTCggttgtttgtatgttttgtacGTCACTACGGATGAATAAAATGTGCTGTGATGTTGTCTGGCGGGTCTCAGGTGGAAGTGTCCTGTGAGGAGAGCTGGACTCTGACGGGCTGCAGCACCGTGTCACGCGGGTCCCTCACCCACGGGGCCTACGCCAGGGGGAACACCTGTGTGGTCAGGAGCTCCGGAGGGGGCAAGGGGGCCGAGGCCTTCGCAATCTGCTGCCGCAGCGGCCAAGCACAGAAGCACGCCGAGAGCAACCACAAATAACCCCGCCCGACAGAGGCACCATCTCCTCTGCCGGAACCCCCGACCTTCTGCCCTGCTTTTACAGGGCCTTCTCAATGCACTCAAGCTCATTCttcataatacatattttatacattcaCGTGTAGATTACCGTCAGGCTGCTTTCAAGTGCTATCGCTAAATGTTGATGCACAGAGGCAAGAAGAGATTACATGTAGGCAGTAGGCAGCTTCCTGTTACGCATTCCATTTGAGTAATGATTTTAGAACAGAATTATACACTGTTCACATCACAGTTACAGTGGTTCTGAAAGCACCAGGTGACAAAATGTCCAATTGACAACAAAGAATTGTAGTGGCCGTTTGGTGAATTGGCCATACAATCCGACTTTCCCACAGCCTCATAACTTTATAAATACTGCAACCATTTTGCTCAGCCGTTATCATTTAAAGTTTTCCTGTTGTCTTCGTAAATTAAGTGAAGCAATTAATTCAGTGATAGTAATcctatttttttccagaaaattccAGTGTTAAGCGTCCAAATTACAGGAGCTGAAGATTTCATTCGAATGGCGAAACCACTAGGAAGAAGTCCACTCCGGCTTCTGAATAAATTGATTCACATAGATTTTGAATATGAGGCTTTAAACttgattttgaaaaaataaaggaTTCTCTGCATTTCTTTGATAAACCAACAATTGccatatatagatatatacagGGCTCACTACCTTTTCCACTGAGCTTACTGTAATCATTTATGCATGCAGGTAacactgcattaaaacataatATGAACCAAAGTTTTTGTATGcaattgtatatatttgtattcattggtttgcatttttacaATAAATCCCTTTCAAATAATGCATTCTTcgcaatgtttttgtcatcgcGAGCGCTCCGATAACCCTGAAAATCTTGTGTAGACGTCACAACACGATATTTGTAAAAGGTTGTGCAttccagtttatttttttttatcaaatattCCCATAATCAAACTCTGATGTACAAATTAACACTCCGTTTTAACATGCATTACAGAATTCCGACACTTCATACTTCAGCAAAATGAATGCTCAAAGCAAAATGACATTTACTGAATAAAAACCCGTATTTAATGTTTATATCCCACCCCATCACCCCTATTTAAAAACAAAGGACTGATTGGAACCTTTTGAAATATACTACTGGTGCCAGACTGGGAAAATACCAGaagattctttttttattattaaacccTGGTAGTTCGACTTAAACCACAAATTTAGACTTTTTGACATTTCTTtaatcattgtcttgttgaagaGTGAACGAGTTGTCCTTGGCAACTTGACAAAGTTCTGAGAGGAGGCTCTGCCATCACAGTATAAAGTATTCACATCACGCTCTGACCTCGTCACAAATGTCCTTCAGAGAAcacggggtgggggtgggtgggcggGGGTAGGGGAGCAAAAACGACAACACAATCATGCCTCTCGTGAAGGCACTGAACTGGTGATCTCCTCCACACCTCCCACTGCTCCTCAACGGTCCTACAATGCAGCCTGGAGGAGTTCTCCTGACAGAACAGAGAGGTTTACAAGTAAAAGCCCTTCCAACTCAGTGGAAGAAACTGAGACTTAATTGCATATCAAGAGAAATCTCATGGATTCCCACCTAATTGCCTCCCTGGGTTCCTAACCCCGTTGATGCTCTCTCCATCGGAGCGAAAGGCCTGTCCTTTCACACAGTGAAACCAGGCCAACTTTTGCATTCCGAGTTGAGACGCACAAATGCGGAAAGGCCTGCGCATCTCAATCCAATGTGTGGATCACCAGTACGCCACAACAGACGACCGCACGCACTCACATAAAAAGCAAAGTCTGTGAAAACCACATTCGGCTGCAGGGAGTAAAAGAGGAAAAGTTTCACAGCGAGGTGCACTACACACAGATCATCTAGAAGATTCGGTTTTCTTAAAAATGAACCCATTTGCAAAGCCCTTGTCCTCTCCAAAAAACAGTGAAAAAGTGGCCAAGAATCACTTACTAAGAAGCGCAAACAGTAAGGGTGCCATGGAATCAAATCCATCTCCTCAGAATTTCATTCCAAAGTAACATTCCAAGTAGTGTAACTGCTAGGTAGGTCcacacactgtaaacattgAAGTGTTAAAGCTGTATACCCAGGCATCTAAGCTGGAGGTTAAGCAGCACTTTCCCATATCATACCCTGCCAAAACAGCATGAGgaacagaaaacaagaaaaatataaaagcaagCGGCATACAACATTTCGGGAAAGGGCCATTTGTAATTGCAGTGCATTTGCTCGTTGCTCCTGCCCCAGGTGCAGGTGCACGTAGCCCCTTCTCTAAGAGCGCCAGTCATCGTCCTGCGCAGAGCTTGtcattctgcctgtgtttagcCCGCAAAGTGAGGGTGGTGGTGTACTGGACTGATCTACTGTACATCTGTGTTCCTAGTCTCAGGAGTGGTGCACTGGAACAGTCTGGAGGATTCTGTAAAGGCACTTAAAGGCTCCTTTCACAGGTAGCAGGTGGGACGATGCGTTCATCCTCTCCTATGCACAGATGAGTGATAAggcaaaagagaaaataaacaaagggCGGCAAAGGCAAATAAAACAGCTGAAATAACCCTTATTTAAGCCAAACGGGCTGTAGCATCGTCTGACCTTTAGTATATCTCCTACTAGCTCATTTCACATGGCTGCTAGCAATGTACACTTCTCTGCTAACAGGAGGATTTTCAGGTGAAATATGAAAGCTGCGAGTTTGACCTCCTACAGGAAGGAGTAGGTCACTTTCACAGGGCAGA
The sequence above is a segment of the Conger conger chromosome 4, fConCon1.1, whole genome shotgun sequence genome. Coding sequences within it:
- the pcsk9 gene encoding proprotein convertase subtilisin/kexin type 9, whose product is MRQLVKFSSFAFLFCLVLPFTVWAEDYPEDDDLILSLILQDDTQPETGTEPSADFLRCNKDAWRMPGQYIVIMHEGTHESQVERTKRRLRAKAAKRGYLIEVLKTFSGAFRGFLVKMSSDVLHLAVRLPHVDYIEEDSSIFAQGIPWNLDRIVQTKHTAGKYSPPNNGGQVEVYLLDTSIESTHREIEGRVQVTDFNSVPEEDGVWIHRQASTCDSHGTHTAGVVNGRDSGVAREAVVNSVRVLNCQGKGTVSGALAGLEYIHASLLAQPYSPLIVLLPFVSGFSRTLNTACREMVRSGVVVIAAAGNYREDACLYSPASEPQVITVGATNFADQPVNLETTGTNFGRCVDLFAPGDNIISASSDCPTCFTANSGTSQAAAHVAGIAAVFLSSNSNLTSTEVLQRLLRHSVKHAMDLSAFPEEHRVTTPNMVAALPTSTSEEEELLCRSVWSGKSGTSPADTAGAHCRPGEKMFSCSSFSPNGVRAGETITEREGQQMCVAHNGAGGQGVHAIARCCVWDKAECQASAAEQQGTEVACPSPDHHLTGCSSHSVGGGTADSTRPLHGDKNACSSGEGAKPHASCCRAPSLQCRLKEHAPPGFNELVEVSCEESWTLTGCSTVSRGSLTHGAYARGNTCVVRSSGGGKGAEAFAICCRSGQAQKHAESNHK